CAGACGATCTCCCGGCTCAATTTTTACTTCCATGACACGCTATCAGGGAAACAACCAAGCGCAGTACAAGTAGCCCAAGCATCAAACACTGACAAATCACCCACCTTATTTGGAGTTGTTTACATTTTTGATGACCCACTAACAGAGGGACCTGAACCCACTTCTAGACTCGTCGGTCGAGCTCAGGGGCTCTATGGGTCAGCTTGCCAGCAAGAACTCAGTCTACTTGTAGCCATGACCGTTGTTTTCACGGCTGGAAAGTTTAACGCTAGCAGCCTTACCATTTTGGGAAGAAATGCAGCTTTGCAGGAGGTCCGTGAGATGCCGATCATCGGCGGTTCTGGTGCTTTCCGATTGGCACGTGGATTTGCCATCGCAAAGACACATTCTCTTAATTTTACAAGCGGTGACGCTATTGTGGAGTACAATGTTGTGGCTGTACATTATTGAGCAGTAACAATGGAGTCTCTCTAGTGGAGCATAGTGCttatttttcaccttttttttattattattattattattattattattattatttcttttttgctcTGTTTGATTTTGTTGGTC
The sequence above is drawn from the Alnus glutinosa chromosome 11, dhAlnGlut1.1, whole genome shotgun sequence genome and encodes:
- the LOC133882654 gene encoding dirigent protein 23-like — its product is MHMAKVAPVLLLFSIAMAIQLEKQSTVAEPNEEVDEWLQNLQTSKQTISRLNFYFHDTLSGKQPSAVQVAQASNTDKSPTLFGVVYIFDDPLTEGPEPTSRLVGRAQGLYGSACQQELSLLVAMTVVFTAGKFNASSLTILGRNAALQEVREMPIIGGSGAFRLARGFAIAKTHSLNFTSGDAIVEYNVVAVHY